A stretch of the Desulforamulus ferrireducens genome encodes the following:
- a CDS encoding NAD(P)/FAD-dependent oxidoreductase, whose product MKVAIVGAGIAGLSCALELEKQGIQPIIFEQKHRIGSPFPYSPVLLNFLLRPVKNQLQLLKKNYGIELKPISGISSIQVQGPNTRYTITGNLGHIVHQGQEQSSIESQLLAGLKSPIHFEQSVKVENLLKQFDYLVVADGSQEYAKSLGIWQSKLRAWIRGATILGHFNPEHISYWFNTSYAKSGFASLVPMSTERASLLLMVPYITQNELPNYWSSFLHREKINPENVMNWDIEYELGLVYPHRIGNTFLIGNSGGFVSSFLGQGVYFSIASGVEAARAIALGSSYEKKMRSLCHILERHARIRQLWDRLNNKDLDRVLTLLGSPPVKYPLFQTNLDVLPAIDPLLQYLVEKIPADEQINN is encoded by the coding sequence ATGAAAGTTGCCATTGTTGGTGCGGGAATAGCTGGACTTTCCTGTGCCCTGGAATTAGAAAAGCAGGGCATTCAGCCGATAATTTTTGAACAAAAACATCGTATTGGCAGCCCCTTTCCCTATTCACCGGTGCTGTTAAACTTTCTTTTACGACCAGTGAAAAATCAGCTACAATTGCTCAAAAAAAACTACGGTATTGAGCTTAAACCAATCAGTGGCATCAGCTCAATACAAGTGCAGGGACCAAACACTAGGTATACAATAACGGGTAATCTTGGCCACATTGTTCATCAAGGCCAGGAACAATCTTCCATAGAATCACAATTGCTGGCAGGATTAAAATCTCCTATCCATTTTGAACAGTCTGTGAAGGTAGAAAATTTACTGAAGCAGTTTGATTATCTGGTGGTAGCTGATGGCTCCCAGGAGTATGCCAAAAGTCTTGGCATCTGGCAAAGCAAACTCCGGGCCTGGATTCGTGGTGCTACTATTTTAGGTCATTTTAATCCAGAGCACATTAGTTACTGGTTTAATACCAGCTATGCCAAAAGCGGCTTTGCCAGCCTGGTACCTATGAGTACGGAAAGGGCCTCTTTGCTGTTAATGGTTCCTTATATTACCCAGAATGAGTTACCTAACTACTGGTCCAGCTTTTTACATCGGGAAAAAATTAATCCGGAAAATGTTATGAACTGGGATATCGAGTATGAACTGGGGTTGGTCTATCCTCACCGGATCGGAAATACCTTTTTAATTGGCAATAGTGGTGGATTTGTTAGCAGCTTTCTGGGACAGGGCGTTTACTTTTCCATAGCCAGTGGCGTGGAAGCCGCCCGGGCCATTGCCCTGGGAAGCAGCTATGAAAAAAAGATGCGCTCGCTCTGCCACATATTAGAGAGGCATGCCCGCATCCGTCAACTGTGGGATCGTTTAAATAACAAAGACTTAGACAGAGTCCTTACCCTCTTGGGAAGCCCCCCCGTAAAGTACCCCTTGTTCCAGACTAATCTGGATGTTTTACCTGCAATTGACCCCTTACTGCAGTATTTAGTTGAAAAAATCCCCGCAGACGAACAAATAAATAATTAA
- a CDS encoding phenylacetate--CoA ligase family protein, producing MSMMLKQREEEFDFASLYQEQEKKLQDFVQRLYQKSPFYRQKLQAAGIHPEQIKTMQDLAKVPFTTKAELRSGYPLGLQAVPDEEVVRIHSSSGTTGKPIIVPYTSGDVATWAEMMARCMKMTGITRKDRVQVTPGYGLWTAGIGFQAGVERLGAMAIPTGPGNTEKQLELMEDLQTTVLIGTSSYGLLLAEEIHRRGLQEKLKLKKGIFGSERWGAKMRRRIEELLGIETFDIYGLTEIYGPGIGIDCSYHRGMHFWSDHLLFEIIDPVSGQTLPPGEQGELVITTLSKEGMPLLRYRTHDITRLRTDVCPCGSPYPRIDRILGRTDDMVKVKGVNIYPGQIDHVLKQTEGAGSEYQLILTRSGGKDQILVKVEAQEDADPAKVAQDFKRNMKTLIGILSDVEVLPYGSLPRVEKKSKRVFDLREN from the coding sequence ATGTCAATGATGCTTAAGCAAAGGGAAGAGGAATTTGATTTTGCTTCCCTGTATCAAGAACAGGAAAAGAAGCTGCAAGATTTTGTTCAACGGCTTTATCAAAAATCTCCTTTCTACCGGCAGAAACTACAAGCTGCGGGAATTCATCCCGAGCAAATAAAAACTATGCAAGATTTGGCCAAGGTACCCTTTACTACCAAGGCAGAACTGAGATCAGGCTACCCCCTGGGATTGCAGGCAGTGCCGGATGAAGAGGTGGTGCGTATCCATTCCTCCTCCGGTACTACGGGAAAACCCATCATCGTACCCTACACCTCAGGGGATGTGGCTACCTGGGCGGAGATGATGGCCCGCTGTATGAAAATGACCGGCATTACCAGAAAGGATAGAGTGCAGGTAACACCGGGCTACGGTTTGTGGACAGCAGGCATTGGGTTCCAGGCGGGTGTGGAGCGATTGGGTGCCATGGCCATTCCCACCGGTCCTGGCAATACTGAAAAACAACTGGAATTAATGGAAGATCTACAGACCACCGTGCTCATTGGCACTTCCTCCTATGGCTTGCTGTTAGCAGAGGAGATTCACAGAAGGGGACTGCAGGAAAAACTAAAGCTCAAAAAGGGTATTTTTGGCAGTGAGCGCTGGGGTGCCAAGATGCGTCGCCGCATTGAAGAACTTTTAGGTATAGAAACCTTTGATATTTATGGGTTAACGGAAATTTACGGGCCCGGTATTGGCATTGATTGCTCCTATCATCGGGGCATGCATTTTTGGTCGGATCACCTGCTTTTTGAAATTATTGATCCTGTCTCCGGGCAAACCTTACCACCCGGTGAACAGGGAGAACTGGTGATTACCACCCTGAGCAAAGAGGGTATGCCTCTGTTGCGCTATCGTACCCACGATATTACCAGACTGCGTACCGATGTTTGCCCCTGTGGTTCCCCTTACCCACGGATTGACCGTATCTTAGGCAGAACTGATGACATGGTTAAGGTTAAGGGGGTCAATATCTATCCTGGTCAGATTGATCATGTCTTAAAACAAACAGAGGGCGCGGGGAGTGAATATCAGCTGATTCTCACCCGCAGCGGTGGTAAAGATCAGATACTGGTTAAGGTGGAGGCACAGGAAGATGCCGACCCTGCCAAAGTTGCCCAGGATTTTAAACGGAATATGAAGACTCTCATTGGTATTTTAAGTGATGTGGAAGTTTTGCCCTATGGCAGCTTGCCCCGGGTGGAAAAGAAAAGTAAAAGAGTTTTTGATTTGCGGGAAAACTAG
- a CDS encoding indolepyruvate oxidoreductase subunit beta, translated as MRLDIVITGVGGQGNVLASRILARAAMEWGLPVRTSEAIGMAQREGVVMSQVRMGEGSYGAIIPDGGADILLGFELAETVRGLPKLKPGGLVIANRHTIFPVSVSLGLSQYEPEQMVSYLENSTARYHLLDATALATEAGTYKCTNIVMLGALASLGVLPYDAEHLKQVMLAFIPAKLRDVNLKAFQYGQQALGGV; from the coding sequence ATGCGATTAGACATAGTGATAACCGGTGTGGGAGGTCAAGGGAATGTGCTAGCCTCTCGTATTTTAGCCCGGGCAGCCATGGAATGGGGGCTACCCGTTCGCACTTCCGAAGCCATTGGTATGGCACAGCGGGAGGGCGTGGTGATGAGCCAAGTCCGCATGGGGGAAGGTTCTTACGGGGCTATTATACCCGATGGCGGGGCGGACATCCTCTTGGGTTTTGAATTGGCCGAAACGGTTCGGGGTTTGCCTAAACTAAAGCCGGGAGGTTTGGTCATAGCCAACCGGCATACCATCTTTCCGGTTTCTGTTTCCCTGGGGTTATCTCAATATGAGCCGGAACAAATGGTTAGTTATCTAGAAAATTCAACGGCACGTTATCATTTGTTGGATGCCACAGCCTTGGCCACCGAGGCAGGTACCTACAAATGTACCAATATTGTGATGTTAGGAGCACTGGCCTCGCTGGGGGTACTGCCCTACGATGCAGAACATTTAAAACAAGTAATGCTGGCTTTTATTCCAGCCAAACTACGGGATGTTAATTTAAAGGCCTTTCAGTACGGGCAACAGGCCTTAGGGGGTGTCTAA